Proteins encoded together in one Astyanax mexicanus isolate ESR-SI-001 chromosome 10, AstMex3_surface, whole genome shotgun sequence window:
- the LOC125804686 gene encoding uncharacterized protein LOC125804686, whose translation MPRKKSFRMRRAPKTVSTVVDVQCCCDSKLVGGLVCGTKHFRLLDRNNERTEICSVLGLIRHKVSNVCTWKAGVMDSICDEGRILLEERKPTKGLAGRYNAFNRVADVSLGKVIRGSCDYLEFSSALQETLLDQQSCLLNLDGYHCAVVYHNEYFIVLDFNACNSSGLPCDFGVCVAQFHTSLNETMLFFTTLLEKLKAKVFSVASVMVRLADEQVSSMHCPSTANGMHESPVKISEQKVCVPEGVELKECYVNLKRMANDKAGKSTVQTPKKRKLVKMEAIHDSDVQCDINSVRCVQGSFHQGHSRFGRNGGRQCVANSLAAMVMHEKKNVIGWNTKNLDSVLISGNKFYSFCRTQGLITDGSEKQYLLVTDLPQTASIVDSDYTFTFSDPVVGDVNVEDGELLRSGIAYSLISGLEKIFSMHDRCFFTYDQRTCAIIRVNDQFALIDSDARDVYGRTNSQGKSIVLYFSSLHDIVALVHEWVLDRETLLESNDFEITGVDICPAVSNLENNESCLEGVVGNTSECMLVDDSSSCDSSEDTHDVTFMKEMPSVKYQFSVLSKDVAEAICNKLNVSFEEKSGMVPGRYGDLGKPCRTENIVGDGNCFFRCISQIVSGNQAYHRRFRLAIVKHMQANEAQYSTDIRQDYTSLKEYLDRSRMNFVGSWATEIEIQAAADFLGVDVYTYTSDKWLKFHCRGSKITEDGIFLAHRNGNHYETVVCVKHGSCHDCHKLCKIHELMNACPLQTRAVGSKQANSQSLMMEDQSNEKNKCTLKRKETDLKHLDRKKKCLNVIETDCGKVTQNTATNVTFLWSSPKQIKSKYMREKKKNEMKRQYKMNVIHRNQKKMYTINKYKRDTGHRLKIIMSSKIKYAKDEKHRLDVQNRSKSKYATNTEFSKAVRKSSKDKYATNTEFSKAVRKSSKDKYATNTEFSKAVRKSSKDKYATNTEFSKAVRKSSKDKYATNTEFSKAVRKSSKHKYATNTEFSKALRKRSKDKYATNTEFSKAVRKRSKDKYATNTEFSKAVRKFSKDKYAGDPEFRCAVHEQVKTKRSVVKQNQQCFSQVLKDFNSIIREGPDFVCCVCHRLLFKHQVSHCKMDKYKTTKEMQAVAEQCITEDYLHKFDHVCDVPCLWLTTSKCQLWICHNCDFKLSHSIMPPESVLNNLQLEPVPPELSCLNSLEQHLIALHIQFMKLLALPKGAQNGVHGPVTCVPSNVVDTTNLLPRANVEGSLLRVKLKRKLTYKGHYEYKYVNTEHVKRALQYLKQNNPYYADINYNENWLNEFEEESLENMNENNDSSLSNNVQIDTEQSSETQCYIVDNELNQQLPTLETNNGFSVEETEQPHIECDETLHDRQTHGMFMDTCLQPVDLGQEILDQYDNILNIAPAEGNNPIRLLSDKSNEAKSFPALFPMGGPTFHDFRNQRLTLSRYFNNRILSADKRFANNNEYIFYAQYMSEVEQVSSSISIAMRKGHNSNTSREFSAELVKDRQTLKQFLNCDDGYRFLRPIRGTPVYWSGVQKDLFAMVRQLGIPTFFCSFSSADMRWDNLLQSMLQQEDRTDSVDSLDWADKCGLLRRNPVIAARMFDFRWHTFLNKVILSPSNPIGRVVDYFYRVEFQQRGSPHVHAMFWVDNAPQIDKDNDNDVVKFIDQYISSELPSNDSELVEIVSTVQMHSRRHSKTCRKRNSVCRFNFPRPPSNKTFISRKKREEESTKKCSCSAVSCACSCEVSNKIMNKEQATKILAMVKSAISTDTNTSSTVSELFDSIGIDQEKFELAYNIAGKKTQVVLKREITDLWVNPYNKNLLKAWNANMDIQYIVDAYACIVYIISYISKAEKEMGLLLSAAHREASKHNNVDVKGTLQQLGSVYLHNRDVGAQEAVYRLTNMHLKEASRKVEYIPTGDHCVRLSLPLKVLQQKAQSNELTEKAMWMTNHVDRYKARPVRDPFQNMCIAVFVSQYRVVGRTEKCADKIQLQNNAGFVKKRTRSKPAIVRYARFSVDSNPEKYYQSILQLFLPYRCENDLKPADFPTFELFYHNGQYELNGTVQYVKNVVDANKQLFEKDDEILAQVQHVVVDNGNLEDAWCEMCPEQEAERLECQEEKTQRPVEAEEHVDKIPDLSVQSRKNNCFERNLNVLCRSDALNLLRSLNSEQKDTFYQVRQWCLEKVRGKQPEPFHMFITGGAGTGKTHLIRSIHYEATRLLSQVSSAPDKVSVLLTAPTGIAAFNLEAGTIHSTFSIGTDVKLPYTPLGEEKFNTLRVLLSDLHILIIDEISMVDHNLLAYIHGRLRQIKQTGDYSPFGKVSVIAVGDFFQLPPVKGKPLYLENAPLDLWNGMFSKSELTTIVRQKDSAFAEILNRLRTHHRSTPLSLQDVKTLKQRETGETTSALHIFATNAQVEEHNVKQIIAFCPEHICVEAQDYEKNRQTGKMQLKNGHFSKVFNSCLPEKLLIGEGARVMLIKNIDVTDGLVNGVCGTVTDIAHDKNSTLVKTVFVQFDDQKVGQNTRKRIPPPRHILHSTPVNLEEERVNSKGGLRKQFPLKLAWACTVHKVQGLTVKQAVVSLKKIFAPGQAYVALSRVETLSGLIIQDFANKAIYCRSNIQECINNMAQFSLYNVSPIKTQNSFSVFLMNVQGLSCHLLDLTASVQPFNYNCIAVTETWLPANVSGDSTHIEGYQFHSAPRCLAYNSDNPLLKSIQQQKNGGVGIYCKHNIDYTILDISGVNVECMICQFNKLDIIVVVIYRPPQYQLSLFQKYITKLCNTLSNLSDNIFIIGDWNHDELKTQAMSTFMANLGYSQCVTECTTENGTLIDHVYKKITSKYIINTQVMPVYFSSHEAIYCTFSQT comes from the coding sequence ATGCCACGGAAAAAGTCATTCAGAATGAGGCGTGCGCCCAAGACTGTGAGTACTGTGGTTGATGTGCAGTGCTGCTGCGATTCTAAATTAGTTGGTGGATTGGTGTGTGGTACCAAGCATTTCAGGTTGCTCGACAGAAACAATGAAAGAACAGAGATTTGTAGTGTTTTAGGTCTTATTAGGCATAAAGTGTCAAATGTGTGTACTTGGAAGGCTGGTGTGATGGATTCAATTTGTGATGAAGGAAGGATACTTTTGGAGGAGAGGAAACCTACAAAGGGTTTGGCTGGTAGATATAATGCTTTCAACAGAGTGGCTGATGTTTCTCTAGGTAAAGTAATACGTGGTTCTTGTGATTACTTGGAGTTTTCTAGTGCTTTACAAGAGACATTGCTTGATCAACAGTCCTGTTTGTTAAACTTAGATGGATATCACTGTGCAGTTGTGTATCACAATGAATATTTCATTGTTTTGGATTTTAACGCTTGCAATTCTTCTGGTTTGCCGTGTGACTTTGGCGTCTGTGTAGCACAATTTCACACTAGTCTGAATGAAACCATGCTGTTTTTCACAACATTGCTTGAGAAGCTAAAAGCAAAGGTGTTCTCTGTTGCTAGTGTAATGGTGAGGTTGGCTGATGAACAGGTTTCATCAATGCATTGTCCAAGTACTGCTAACGGTATGCATGAAAGTCCTGTGAAAATCTCTGAACAAAAAGTCTGTGTTCCAGAAGGTGTTGAACTGAAGGAGTGTTATGTTAATTTGAAAAGGATGGCAAATGATAAAGCTGGAAAGTCTACTGTGCAAACccccaaaaaaaggaaattagTCAAAATGGAAGCTATCCATGATTCAGATGTTCAGTGTGATATAAACAGTGTTCGATGTGTCCAGGGTTCTTTTCATCAAGGGCATTCTAGATTTGGGAGAAACGGTGGGCGTCAATGTGTGGCTAATTCATTAGCAGCTATGGTAATGCATGAAAAGAAAAACGTCATTGGGTGGAACACAAAAAATCTAGACAGTGTTCTCATTTCAGGAAAcaagttttattcattttgtagaaCACAAGGCCTGATTACTGATGGTAGTGAAAAACAGTATCTACTTGTAACAGACTTGCCACAAACAGCCAGCATTGTTGATTCTGATTATACTTTTACATTTAGTGACCCCGTGGTAGGGGATGTGAATGTAGAGGATGGCGAACTTCTCAGATCAGGCATTGCATATAGTTTAATAAGTGGTCTAGAAAAAATCTTTTCAATGCATGACAGATGTTTTTTCACTTATGATCAGAGGACCTGTGCTATAATTCGCGTAAATGATCAGTTTGCTTTGATTGATTCTGACGCACGGGATGTGTATGGTAGGACAAACAGTCAGGGGAAAAGCATTGTTCTGTACTTTTCTTCACTTCATGACATTGTTGCTTTGGTGCATGAGTGGGTTTTAGATAGAGAAACACTGCTTGAATCAAATGATTTTGAGATTACAGGGGTTGATATTTGTCCTGCTGTGAGTAATTTGGAAAACAATGAAAGTTGCTTGGAAGGAGTAGTGGGTAACACTAGTGAGTGCATGTTGGTTGATGATTCTAGTTCTTGTGACTCCTCTGAAGATACACATGATGTTACTTTCATGAAAGAAATGCCCAGTGTTAAATATCAGTTTAGTGTACTGTCTAAAGATGTAGCTGAGGCTATATGTAATAAGTTAAATGTAAGTTTTGAAGAAAAGTCTGGTATGGTGCCAGGCAGGTATGGGGATTTAGGCAAACCTTGTAGAACAGAAAACATAGTGGGTGATGGAAACTGCTTCTTCAGATGTATATCACAAATAGTCAGTGGTAATCAGGCATACCACCGTAGATTTAGACTTGCTATAGTAAAACACATGCAGGCTAATGAGGCTCAGTACAGTACAGACATAAGACAGGATTACACATCCTTAAAGGAGTACTTGGACAGGTCTAGAATGAATTTTGTTGGAAGTTGGGCAACAGAAATTGAAATCCAAGCTGCTGCAGATTTTCTAGGTGTAGATGTTTACACTTATACTAGTGATAAATGGCTGAAGTTTCACTGCAGAGGTTCAAAAATCACAGAGGATGGAATTTTTTTGGCTCATAGAAATGGTAACCACTATGAAACTGTTGTGTGCGTGAAACATGGCAGTTGCCATGATTGCCATAAGTTGTGTAAAATACATGAGTTGATGAATGCATGCCCTTTGCAAACACGGGCTGTGGGAAGCAAACAAGCTAATAGTCAGAGTTTGATGATGGAAGATCAAAGTAACgaaaaaaacaaatgcacattaaaaagaaaagagacggatttaaaacatttagacagaaaaaaaaaatgtttaaatgtaattgaAACTGACTGCGGGAAAGTTacacagaacacagcaaccaatGTAACATTTTTGTGGTCAAGtcctaaacaaataaaatctaaatacatgagggaaaagaaaaaaaatgaaatgaaaagacaGTATAAAATGAATGTTATACACAGAAACCAGAAGAAGATGTACACTATAAACAAGTACAAAAGAGATACTGGTCATcgtttaaaaataattatgtctAGTAAAATAAAGTATGCCAAAGATGAAAAGCATAGGCTTGATGTTCAGAATCGCAGCAAAAGCAAGtatgctactaatacagaattcagcaaagcagttcgaaaatctagtaaagataaatatgctactaatacagaattcagcaaagcagttcgaaaatctagtaaagataaatatgctactaatacagaattcagcaaagcagttcgaaaatctagtaaagataaatatgctactaatacagaattcagcaaagcagttcgaaaatctagtaaagataaatatgctactaatacagaattcagcaaagcagttcgaaAATCTAGTAAACataaatatgctactaatacagaattcagcaaagcactTCGTAAAagaagtaaagataaatatgctacaaatacagaattcagcaaagcagttcgtaaaagaagtaaagataaatatgctacaaatacagaattcagcaaagcagttcgcaaatttagtaaagataaatatgctggtgATCCAGAGTTTAGGTGTGCGGTGCATGAACAAGTAAAGACAAAACGCTCTGTTGTAAAACAAAATCAACAATGTTTCAGTCAAGTTTTAAAAGACTTTAATTCTATAATAAGAGAAGGGCCAgattttgtgtgttgtgtttgtcatAGGTTGCTGTTTAAGCATCAAGTGTCCCATTGTAAAATGGACAAGTATAAGACTACAAAGGAAATGCAGGCAGTAGCTGAGCAGTGTATTACTGAAGACTATTTGCATAAGTTTGATCATGTGTGTGATGTTCCATGTCTCTGGTTGACAACAAGCAAGTGTCAGTTGTGGATTTGTCACAATTGTGATTTTAAACTGTCTCACAGTATAATGCCTCcagaaagtgttttaaataaCTTGCAGCTTGAACCAGTACCACCAGAGCTCAGTTGTCTTAACagtttagaacaacatttaatagCTTTACATATTCAATTTATGAAGCTCTTAGCTTTACCTAAAGGAGCGCAAAATGGTGTCCATGGACCAGTCACATGTGTTCCTTCAAATGTTGTTGACACAACAAATTTGCTACCACGAGCTAATGTAGAGGGGTCTCTGTTGCGTGTTAAGCTAAAACGTAAGTTAACATATAAAGGACATTATGAATATAAGTATGTCAACACTGAGCATGTAAAGAGAGCATTGcagtatttaaaacaaaataaccCATACTATGCTGACATAAATTACAACGAAAATTGGTTAAACGAATTTGAAGAAGAAAGTCTAGAAAACATGAATGAAAATAATGATTCATCCCTTTCAAACAACGTCCAAATAGACACAGAGCAATCTAGTGAAACTCAATGTTATATAGTAGACAATGAATTAAATCAGCAGTTACCTACTCTTGAAACAAATAATGGTTTCAGTGTTGAAGAGACAGAACAACCACACATTGAATGTGATGAGACTTTGCATGACAGACAAACGCATGGTATGTTTATGGATACGTGTCTTCAGCCAGTTGATTTAGGCCAAGAAATCTTAGATCAATAtgataacattttaaatatagcTCCTGCAGAAGGTAACAATCCCATTCGGTTACTTTCTGACAAAAGTAATGAGGCCAAAAGCTTTCCAGCATTGTTTCCAATGGGGGGTCCAACTTTTCATGATTTTAGAAATCAGCGGCTTACACTGTCACGCTATTTTAACAATCGTATTCTGAGTGCAGATAAAAGGTTTGCTAATAATAATGAATACATCTTTTATGCCCAGTACATGAGTGAAGTAGAACAGGTTTCATCTAGCATATCAATAGCAATGCGCAAAGGCCACAATTCAAACACATCTAGGGAATTTTCTGCAGAGTTAGTGAAAGATAGGCAAACCCTAAAGCAGTTTCTGAACTGTGATGATGGTTATAGGTTTCTTCGACCCATCAGAGGAACTCCTGTGTATTGGTCAGGTGTTCAAAAGGATTTGTTTGCCATGGTAAGACAGCTTGGcataccaacatttttttgttccttCAGTTCAGCAGATATGAGATGGGACAATTTATTACAAAGCATGCTGCAACAGGAAGACAGGACTGATAGTGTAGACAGTTTAGATTGGGCAGATAAATGTGGCCTATTGCGGCGTAACCCAGTCATAGCAGCACGCATGTTTGATTTTAGATGGCATACATTTTTGAATAAAGTAATTTTGTCACCCAGTAATCCGATAGGTAGAGTAGTGGATTACTTTTATCGTGTCGAGTTTCAGCAAAGAGGGAGTCCCCATGTACATGCAATGTTTTGGGTGGACAATGCTCCCCAAATTGATAAAGATAATGACAATGATGTGGTAAAATTCATAGACCAATACATATCATCTGAATTACCGAGCAATGACAGTGAACTTGTTGAAATTGTCTCAACTGTTCAAATGCACAGCAGGAGGCATTCAAAAACGTGTCGAAAGCGTAACAGTGTATGTCGTTTTAATTTTCCGAGACCACCTtcaaataaaacctttatttctagaaaaaaaagagaagaggaatCAACTAAAAAGTGCAGTTGCAGTGCAGTTTCATGTGCATGTTCTTGTGAAGTTTCAAATAAGATCATGAATAAAGAACAGGCAACAAAAATATTAGCTATGGTAAAGTCAGCTATATCTACAGACACAAATACTAGTAGTACAGTTTCTGAGTTGTTTGACAGTATTGGTATTGACCAAGAAAAATTTGAACTGGCGTATAACATTGCTGGCAAAAAAACTCAAGTTGTTCTGAAAAGAGAAATTACAGATTTGTGGGTAAATCCCTATAATAAAAATTTACTAAAGGCTTGGAATGCTAATATGGATATTCAGTATATAGTAGATGCATATGCATGCATTGTATACATCATTTCATACATTTCCAAGGCTGAAAAAGAAATGGGATTGTTATTAAGTGCTGCCCATCGTGAAGCTTCAAAGCACAACAATGTTGATGTAAAAGGCACATTGCAACAATTGGGCAGTGTTTATTTACATAATCGGGATGTAGGTGCTCAAGAAGCAGTGTATAGGCTCACAAATATGCACCTAAAAGAAGCTTCACGTAAAGTCGAGTACATACCCACAGGAGATCATTGTGTTCGCCTGAGTTTACCGCTAAAAGTACTTCAGCAAAAAGCACAGTCAAATGAGCTTACTGAAAAAGCCATGTGGATGACAAACCATGTTGATCGTTATAAAGCAAGGCCAGTAAGAGACCCCTTTCAGAACATGTGTATAGCAGTATTTGTGTCTCAATATcgtgttgtgggcagaacagaGAAGTGTGCAGACAAAATTCAGCTGCAAAACAATGCAGGGTTTGTTAAAAAAAGAACTAGATCAAAGCCAGCGATAGTCAGATACGCAAGATTCTCGGTTGATTCCAACCCAGAAAAATATTATCAGAGTATTTTGCAATTATTCTTGCCATACCGCTGTGAAAATGACTTAAAACCAGCTGACTTCCCAACATTTGAACTATTTTATCACAATGGCCAATATGAATTAAATGGCACTGTACAATATGTCAAAAATGTAGTGGATGCTAATAAGCAATTATTTGAGAAAGACGATGAAATTCTTGCTCAAGTTCAGCATGTTGTAGTTGATAATGGTAATTTAGAAGATGCATGGTGTGAGATGTGTCCGGAGCAAGAGGCAGAGCGCTTAGAATGCCAGGAGGAAAAAACACAAAGACCAGTAGAGGCTGAGGAGCATGTAGATAAAATTCCTGATTTATCTGTTCAAAGTAGAAAGAACAATTGTTTTGAACGTAATCTAAATGTACTATGTAGATCAGATGCTCTGAATCTGCTGAGGTCTCTTAACTCTGAGCAAAAAGACACATTTTATCAAGTAAGACAGTGGTGTTTAGAGAAAGTTAGAGGGAAACAGCCAGAGCCTTTCCATATGTTCATTACTGGAGGTGCAGGAACAGGGAAGACACACTTAATCAGGAGTATTCATTATGAAGCAACCAGGCTTTTATCCCAGGTTTCAAGTGCTCCAGACAAGGTTTCAGTGCTATTAACAGCTCCTACTGGAATTGCTGCATTTAATTTGGAAGCTGGGACAATTCATTCAACATTTTCAATAGGGACAGATGTAAAACTTCCCTACACACCTTTAGGAGAAGAAAAATTTAATACGTTGCGTGTTTTATTAAGTGATTTACATATATTGATCATAGATGAGATTTCTATGGTAGATCACAATCTTCTAGCTTACATTCATGGTAGATTACGACAAATAAAGCAGACAGGCGACTACTCTCCATTTGGGAAAGTTAGTGTAATTGCAGTAGGAGACTTTTTTCAGCTGCCTCCAGTAAAGGGTAAACCACTATACTTGGAAAATGCCCCATTAGATTTGTGGAATGGCATGTTTTCTAAGTCAGAGTTAACCACCATTGTAAGACAAAAAGACTCTGCTTTTGCCGAAATTCTGAATAGGCTACGTACACATCACAGGTCTACACCATTATCACTGCAGGATGTGAAGACACTTAAACAGAGGGAAACTGGGGAAACAACTTCTGCGCTGCATATTTTTGCAACAAATGCTCAGGTAGAAGAGCATAATGTTAAGCAAATTATTGCATTTTGCCCTGAACATATTTGTGTAGAGGCACAAGATTATGAAAAAAATCGGCAAACTGGAAAAATGCAGCTTAAAAACGGACACTTTTCTAAAGTATTTAATTCATGCTTACCAGAAAAGTTGTTAATAGGAGAAGGTGCACGAGTAATGCTAATTAAAAATATTGATGTTACCGATGGGCTTGTGAATGGTGTCTGTGGTACTGTTACAGACATAGCACATGATAAAAATAGCACATTGGTGAAAACTGTGTTTGTTCAGTTTGATGATCAAAAAGTTGGACAAAATACAAGAAAACGTATACCACCACCTAGACACATACTGCATTCAACACCAGTTAATTTGGAAGAGGAGCGAGTTAACAGCAAGGGAGGATTGCGCAAACAATTTCCATTAAAGTTAGCTTGGGCTTGTACTGTGCATAAAGTGCAGGGACTAACGGTAAAACAAGCTGTTGTATCACTCAAAAAGATTTTTGCACCTGGACAGGCTTATGTTGCTTTAAGTCGAGTAGAGACTTTAAGTGGGTTAATCATTCAGGATTTTGCTAATAAAGCAATTTATTGCAGAAGTAATATCCAGGAATGTATCAACAACATGGCACAATTTTCATTATATAATGTCAGTCCAATTAAAACGCAGAactctttttcagtttttttaatgaatgttcaGGGTCTAAGCTGTCATTTGTTAGATTTAACTGCTTCCGTCCAACCCTTTAATTATAATTGTATAGCTGTTACAGAGACTTGGCTACCTGCAAATGTATCAGGTGACTCCACTCACATTGAAGGTTACCAATTTCATAGTGCTCCACGTTGTCTTGCTTACAATTCAGACAACCCTCTGTTAAAATcaattcaacaacaaaaaaatgggggtgttggAATATACTGCAAGCATAACATTGATTACACTATTTTAGACATTTCAGGTGTAAATGTAGAATGCATGATATGTCAATTCAACAAACTTGACATAATCGTAGTTGTGATATACAGACCACCACAGTATCAATTATCCTTATTTCAAAAATACATCACTAAATTATGTAATACATTAAGCAATTTGTCAGATAACATCTTCATAATTGGTGACTGGAACCATGATGAACTTAAAACTCAAGCTATGTCTACATTTATGGCAAATCTAGGCTATTCACAGTGTGTAACAGAATGTACCACTGAAAATGGAACGCTAATTGATCATGTGTACAAGAAAATAACATCTAAATATATTATCAATACACAAGTTATGCCAGTGTATTTTAGTTCACATGAagcaatttactgtacattttcacAAACATAA